One Pararhizobium sp. IMCC3301 DNA segment encodes these proteins:
- a CDS encoding ABC transporter ATP-binding protein — MSELHIRDGFKSYGEVSVLRNINLDVATGEFVVLVGPSGCGKSTLLRMISGLEDITSGEMELDGCIVNDVDPAQRGIAMVFQSYALFPHMTVAQNMGFSLKLAKRPRSEIAEKVGKAAAILRLEELLDRKPSQLSGGQKQRVAIGRAIVRDPKIFLFDEPLSNLDAELRIQMRAELIQLHEQLGTTMIYVTHDQVEAMTLADKMVVLEAGNIQQVGRPLELYDDPDNKFVAGFVGTPKMNFMAVKVVKKTAGALTLALKEGADGYTFTVPFRGGANEIGDELEVGIRPDQLHFQEKAGNEFTIPVSVAFVEELGDLTYVYVDTATEERLSLQKKDGRHNKAREGFAVAEATSILLFDLNGKRMRAA; from the coding sequence ATGTCTGAGCTTCATATCAGGGACGGTTTTAAGAGCTACGGCGAAGTGTCCGTTTTGCGTAACATCAATCTGGATGTGGCGACCGGAGAATTCGTGGTTCTTGTGGGGCCATCCGGATGCGGTAAGTCGACACTGTTGCGCATGATCTCGGGTCTTGAGGATATCACATCAGGCGAGATGGAACTGGACGGTTGCATTGTCAATGACGTGGACCCAGCCCAACGGGGGATCGCCATGGTGTTCCAGTCCTACGCGCTGTTTCCGCATATGACCGTCGCCCAGAACATGGGTTTCAGCCTGAAACTGGCCAAACGGCCCAGGAGCGAAATCGCCGAGAAGGTCGGCAAAGCCGCCGCAATCTTGCGGCTTGAGGAACTGCTCGACCGCAAACCTTCACAGCTATCAGGTGGGCAAAAGCAACGGGTTGCCATTGGCCGGGCCATTGTGCGCGACCCAAAGATCTTCTTGTTCGATGAGCCCCTGTCAAACCTTGATGCAGAGTTACGAATCCAAATGCGAGCGGAATTGATCCAGCTGCATGAGCAACTTGGTACAACAATGATCTATGTGACCCATGATCAGGTCGAGGCCATGACTCTGGCTGACAAAATGGTGGTGCTGGAGGCCGGCAACATTCAGCAAGTCGGCCGACCCCTGGAGCTTTACGACGATCCGGATAACAAGTTCGTGGCCGGTTTTGTTGGTACGCCGAAGATGAATTTCATGGCTGTCAAGGTTGTCAAGAAGACAGCAGGGGCCCTCACACTGGCGCTCAAGGAAGGCGCAGATGGCTACACATTTACAGTTCCGTTCAGGGGTGGGGCAAATGAGATTGGAGACGAATTAGAAGTTGGCATACGGCCTGATCAGCTACACTTCCAAGAGAAAGCCGGTAACGAATTCACAATTCCGGTGTCGGTGGCCTTTGTCGAAGAACTCGGCGATTTGACTTATGTCTATGTCGACACCGCGACGGAGGAGCGTTTGTCGTTGCAAAAGAAAGACGGGCGTCACAACAAGGCCCGCGAGGGATTTGCCGTCGCGGAAGCAACTTCAATCCTGTTGTTCGACCTGAATGGAAAGAGAATGCGCGCCGCTTAG
- a CDS encoding carbohydrate ABC transporter permease: MSNALTMPRSLKRISLWMVLKWIAAICVAIIALFPLWWMFNIVFAEPGVPVAVNPRLYPTSLWHGITNIQKVFAETGYLRAYYISVLYTLLTIVGVLTISSMAAFEFALFDFPGRKILFSVVMLSLMVPLAVTLIPTYLLVADLGWLNTMRGLVVPGLASAFGLFMLTQFMESIPRETLEAGRLEGANHFQLYWHIALPLSKNALITLAILTFMKTWGNFIWPLVVSAKQDMYTVSQVVNLFNSPFSHTTVDVVMTANLLAAIPPIIFFIIFQRKIIEGVQMSGTKG, translated from the coding sequence ATGAGTAATGCGCTGACCATGCCTCGTTCGTTAAAACGAATTTCGCTCTGGATGGTCCTAAAATGGATCGCAGCAATATGCGTAGCTATCATCGCCTTGTTTCCACTTTGGTGGATGTTCAACATTGTCTTTGCCGAGCCTGGTGTTCCTGTGGCGGTCAACCCACGTCTTTATCCTACGTCTCTTTGGCACGGGATCACCAATATACAGAAAGTTTTCGCTGAAACCGGATATTTGCGCGCCTATTACATCTCGGTGCTCTACACGCTCCTCACAATTGTGGGAGTGTTGACCATCAGTTCAATGGCGGCATTCGAATTCGCATTGTTTGATTTCCCGGGACGCAAAATTCTCTTTTCAGTGGTCATGCTTTCGTTGATGGTGCCTCTGGCCGTGACCCTGATCCCGACCTACCTGCTGGTGGCTGATCTTGGCTGGCTGAACACAATGCGGGGCCTCGTTGTGCCGGGGCTCGCGTCAGCCTTTGGATTGTTTATGCTTACTCAGTTCATGGAGAGCATTCCCAGGGAGACGCTTGAGGCAGGCCGCCTGGAAGGCGCCAACCATTTCCAACTTTATTGGCACATCGCCCTGCCTCTCTCAAAGAACGCTTTGATCACACTGGCGATCCTGACCTTCATGAAGACCTGGGGCAACTTTATCTGGCCTCTGGTCGTCTCAGCCAAGCAGGACATGTACACCGTCAGTCAGGTAGTCAACCTGTTCAATTCGCCGTTTTCACACACTACTGTTGATGTCGTCATGACCGCGAATCTGCTGGCTGCGATTCCCCCGATCATATTCTTTATCATCTTCCAGAGAAAAATCATCGAAGGTGTTCAGATGTCCGGGACAAAGGGATGA
- a CDS encoding carbohydrate ABC transporter permease, which translates to MNPGLKRIAPHYIMLAPFFIIFAVFFLYPIVSGLFYSFFEWDAINEPVFRGLGNYEKILTSRKFEKSITNLLLYVAITVPLGITIAFLLAVMVDSFKGVWGKIFRSAYFVPVMMPLFLAATIWRWIYAPNFGIINTLTGWFGFESVNFLNDTDTMLFALIAVDIWVSAGFNMVIILAGLKNVPEHLYEAARLDGATKLQELRYVTIPMTAPVLFFVITYGFISALQVFDVPWLLTASDFQDYGGRRQTLLFPVMDMMGRGFGRLRFGEAAAYGFILTFIIITFTAAMFAMRRRQK; encoded by the coding sequence ATGAACCCTGGTCTCAAACGCATAGCACCCCATTACATCATGCTTGCGCCGTTCTTCATTATCTTTGCGGTCTTCTTTCTCTATCCCATCGTCAGCGGTCTGTTTTACAGCTTCTTTGAATGGGATGCGATCAATGAGCCTGTTTTTCGGGGGTTGGGCAATTATGAAAAGATTCTGACATCGAGAAAGTTCGAGAAATCGATCACAAACCTTTTGCTCTATGTCGCGATAACAGTTCCGTTGGGTATCACAATCGCCTTCCTGCTGGCCGTCATGGTCGACAGTTTCAAAGGCGTTTGGGGCAAGATCTTCCGCTCCGCCTATTTCGTCCCAGTGATGATGCCTCTGTTTCTGGCTGCCACTATCTGGCGCTGGATCTACGCGCCGAACTTCGGAATCATCAACACCCTCACAGGTTGGTTTGGCTTTGAGTCGGTGAACTTCCTCAATGACACCGATACGATGTTGTTTGCGCTCATTGCCGTCGATATCTGGGTGTCGGCCGGGTTCAATATGGTCATCATTCTGGCTGGTTTGAAAAACGTACCCGAGCATCTCTACGAGGCCGCCCGGCTTGATGGCGCAACCAAGCTGCAAGAGCTCAGATATGTGACGATCCCGATGACCGCACCCGTTCTGTTCTTCGTTATCACCTATGGGTTCATATCGGCACTTCAGGTATTCGATGTTCCGTGGCTGCTCACCGCATCCGACTTCCAAGACTATGGTGGTCGAAGACAAACCCTGTTGTTCCCGGTGATGGACATGATGGGGCGTGGATTCGGTCGTTTGCGATTTGGTGAAGCGGCGGCCTACGGTTTCATCCTTACGTTCATTATCATAACGTTCACTGCCGCAATGTTCGCAATGCGCAGGAGGCAAAAATGA
- a CDS encoding ABC transporter substrate-binding protein translates to MGFKKTYLGIATALLTAMGTMVHAAEVELEYWVYSDFGAGKAGELQKTFIAEFEKANPGVKINLSAKGDGDLTSGQIAGAASGTLPDVFMNSTAVGSTLTAAGALKNIKAEWDAMPAEFRDQFNKDLIDVCTPKPDVMYCIPYTGFGSFMYRNLGVLEAAGIDPAEPVQTWDQWIAQMEKIKAAGKTAVPDMSLVWFSIVDIYSGLADASEWGADFENKKTLLNKEKYAQTLEMLAKMYPFSSGTSLWDQATNDLFASNELAFSLNGPWANPGYEAAAAENPDFKYDWVLVPGPEAGKQGGVKGYEMIGVAPGDNAGIAFKFAAYVAEKQQMIRWASALGRYNSNDAALGDPSVAGHPLLKITNAAVPYALFNKPPFFQGTYPSDYWQAMVDNASDVMEGKMTPMEGAEATIEALNEILEDG, encoded by the coding sequence ATGGGTTTCAAGAAAACGTATCTCGGTATTGCGACAGCGTTGCTGACCGCAATGGGAACCATGGTGCATGCCGCGGAAGTTGAACTGGAATACTGGGTGTATTCCGACTTTGGCGCAGGCAAGGCCGGAGAACTGCAAAAGACATTCATCGCCGAATTTGAAAAAGCTAACCCCGGCGTGAAGATCAATCTGTCTGCCAAAGGCGATGGCGACCTCACATCCGGCCAAATTGCCGGTGCAGCCAGTGGGACGCTACCCGATGTGTTCATGAACTCAACTGCTGTCGGCAGCACACTTACCGCCGCCGGCGCCCTGAAGAATATTAAAGCTGAGTGGGATGCCATGCCTGCTGAGTTTCGCGATCAGTTTAACAAGGATCTGATCGATGTCTGTACACCCAAGCCGGATGTGATGTACTGCATCCCTTACACAGGCTTCGGTTCGTTCATGTATCGCAATCTTGGCGTCCTGGAAGCTGCCGGCATTGACCCAGCTGAGCCGGTGCAGACCTGGGATCAGTGGATAGCCCAGATGGAGAAAATCAAGGCTGCGGGCAAGACCGCTGTTCCAGATATGTCTCTGGTCTGGTTCTCAATCGTCGACATCTATTCCGGCCTTGCAGATGCGAGCGAGTGGGGTGCCGACTTCGAGAACAAGAAGACGCTTTTGAACAAAGAGAAATACGCGCAAACGCTTGAGATGTTGGCCAAGATGTACCCGTTCAGCTCCGGCACCAGCCTCTGGGATCAGGCCACCAACGATCTGTTTGCAAGTAACGAGCTTGCTTTCTCCCTGAATGGCCCATGGGCAAATCCTGGCTATGAAGCGGCGGCTGCTGAAAACCCCGATTTCAAATATGACTGGGTTCTCGTTCCCGGTCCTGAAGCCGGTAAACAAGGTGGCGTGAAAGGCTATGAAATGATTGGCGTGGCTCCCGGTGACAATGCCGGCATCGCCTTCAAGTTTGCAGCCTATGTTGCCGAGAAACAGCAGATGATCCGTTGGGCCTCCGCTTTGGGTCGCTATAACTCAAACGATGCCGCTCTTGGTGACCCAAGTGTTGCCGGTCATCCGCTGCTGAAGATCACGAATGCTGCCGTGCCGTATGCGCTCTTCAACAAACCGCCCTTCTTCCAGGGCACCTACCCTTCAGACTACTGGCAGGCGATGGTCGACAACGCCAGTGATGTTATGGAAGGCAAGATGACGCCAATGGAAGGTGCCGAGGCAACAATCGAGGCACTCAACGAGATACTCGAAGACGGCTAA
- a CDS encoding tripartite tricarboxylate transporter permease: protein MFENMLLGLQVLADPALLLAVLVGVVGGVVIGALPGLTSTMGVALLIPVTFSLPPQVGLAMLGGIYCASTYSGAISAILLNIPGTSASVATMLDGHPMAKAGAPGRAISLATFASSIGGIVSVVALLFLAPQLAEFSLRFGSPEYFLLAVFGITVIASMSAGAMEKGLIAGALGLILSTVGVHPLTGTMRFTAGVPTLFDGIPLVVSLIGLYSIPEVIDLIDRAKGSQAIAAGVDRTSPLAALRELGRQKFNLLRSSLIGIAVGIIPGVGCSVGGFLAYDAAKKGSRTPEKFGHGAAEGIVASETGNNAVTGGTLIPLLTLGIPGNPVTAVLLGGIMIHGLRPGPELFTTNADVTYGFIFSLFLSNLLFVPVGLLLARFGLRIVQVPAGILAPLILSLAVIGAYSLRSSIDDIWIMLAIGGLGWGMAALAVPRAPLVLGLVLGTLAEGELARSLALVRGDLGAFALQLVTRPVALAILILCALAIIHGIIQHRRDSKMLE, encoded by the coding sequence ATGTTTGAGAATATGCTTCTGGGTCTGCAGGTGCTTGCCGATCCGGCCCTGCTTCTGGCAGTACTGGTGGGTGTCGTCGGAGGTGTTGTTATCGGCGCGCTGCCGGGTCTGACCAGCACCATGGGCGTAGCCCTGCTGATCCCGGTGACGTTTTCGCTGCCGCCGCAGGTCGGGCTGGCGATGCTGGGCGGGATTTATTGCGCTTCAACCTATTCCGGCGCGATCAGCGCCATCCTGCTGAACATTCCCGGCACCTCTGCCTCTGTTGCCACGATGCTCGACGGCCATCCGATGGCCAAGGCGGGTGCGCCCGGCCGCGCGATTTCTCTGGCGACCTTCGCGTCCAGCATCGGCGGCATCGTCAGTGTCGTGGCGCTGCTGTTTCTCGCTCCGCAACTGGCCGAGTTCTCGCTGCGCTTCGGCTCACCTGAATATTTCCTGCTGGCAGTCTTCGGCATCACCGTCATCGCTTCGATGTCGGCAGGTGCTATGGAAAAAGGGCTGATTGCCGGTGCGCTGGGGCTGATCCTCAGCACAGTGGGCGTTCATCCCCTGACTGGCACCATGCGGTTTACCGCTGGAGTGCCCACGCTGTTTGATGGCATCCCGCTGGTCGTGTCTCTGATCGGCCTTTATTCCATCCCCGAGGTGATCGACCTGATTGACCGCGCCAAAGGCTCACAAGCCATTGCGGCAGGTGTCGACCGCACCAGCCCGCTGGCGGCTCTGCGCGAACTGGGACGTCAGAAGTTCAATCTGCTGCGCTCGAGCCTGATTGGCATTGCTGTGGGTATCATTCCCGGTGTCGGCTGCAGTGTTGGCGGTTTTCTGGCTTATGACGCCGCCAAGAAAGGGTCCAGGACACCTGAAAAATTCGGCCACGGTGCTGCCGAAGGCATTGTCGCCAGTGAAACCGGCAACAATGCCGTTACTGGCGGCACGCTGATCCCGCTGCTGACCCTTGGCATTCCCGGAAACCCGGTAACTGCGGTTTTGCTGGGAGGCATTATGATACACGGTCTGCGTCCGGGGCCGGAACTGTTCACCACAAATGCCGATGTTACCTATGGCTTCATCTTCAGCCTTTTCCTGTCCAATCTGCTGTTTGTCCCCGTCGGCCTGCTGCTGGCGCGTTTCGGCCTGCGGATCGTGCAGGTGCCAGCAGGCATCCTTGCGCCGCTGATCCTGTCACTCGCCGTAATCGGTGCCTATTCCCTGCGTTCTTCCATCGATGACATCTGGATCATGCTGGCCATTGGCGGGCTGGGCTGGGGCATGGCTGCGCTGGCAGTGCCCCGGGCGCCACTGGTGCTGGGGCTTGTTCTTGGTACCCTTGCCGAAGGTGAGTTGGCCCGTTCACTCGCACTGGTGCGCGGCGATCTTGGCGCGTTCGCTCTGCAACTGGTTACACGCCCTGTCGCGCTTGCAATCCTGATCCTGTGCGCCTTGGCCATCATCCACGGCATCATCCAGCACCGTCGCGATTCAAAGATGCTCGAATGA
- a CDS encoding tripartite tricarboxylate transporter TctB family protein, giving the protein MGIAEMTTRTRDLVFAAIALALAIVIAVTAFGYPFGSSYFPRTLAVFMGVMAAFFGVRILLNPAGDTSAAATINLAAVLTAFGSVAAYVLALKLVGFEGPTFLFLLLLMLWLGAVGWLKALILSAVFTAFLNVIFFGLLSVPRPDGLLF; this is encoded by the coding sequence ATGGGAATCGCCGAGATGACAACCCGAACCCGTGATCTGGTCTTCGCGGCCATCGCATTGGCACTGGCCATCGTGATCGCAGTGACCGCGTTCGGATATCCTTTCGGCTCTTCCTACTTTCCGCGCACTCTCGCTGTGTTCATGGGGGTGATGGCAGCATTTTTCGGTGTCCGGATACTGCTCAACCCTGCGGGCGACACGAGCGCTGCTGCGACGATCAACCTGGCGGCAGTTCTGACAGCGTTCGGCAGTGTTGCGGCTTATGTGCTGGCGCTCAAACTGGTCGGCTTCGAAGGGCCGACCTTTCTGTTTCTGCTGCTTCTGATGCTCTGGCTTGGCGCCGTCGGCTGGCTGAAAGCACTGATCCTTTCGGCGGTGTTCACGGCGTTTTTGAACGTTATCTTCTTTGGCCTGCTGAGCGTTCCGCGCCCGGACGGCCTGTTGTTCTGA
- a CDS encoding tripartite tricarboxylate transporter substrate binding protein, with protein sequence MKRSLAKIAATLSLLALAGVAPAAAEYPEKPITLIVAYSPGGGTDTAARTVAKYVEKHLGQRLVVENKAGAGGQIGFSALAKANPDGYEIGFINVPSIQLVKRLRDNVPYEMADFAPIANIQLDPVVIAVETDSPYQTLGDLLDAAKADPSALNIGADGPQSNNQLQLIVAEDALQTDFNFIAFDGSGPAIKATLGGDLAASLPSASSAGSHVDAGRLRLLGVFADERSPLFPDVPTVSEAAGTKVPSVGASLRGIAAPAGISDEHKARLEKAFADVMADPEFLEHAKTAGLPLKYMDAAAFETYLQEADAALGKYIDLMK encoded by the coding sequence GTGAAACGTTCCCTTGCGAAGATTGCCGCCACACTCAGCCTTTTGGCGCTTGCTGGCGTCGCCCCCGCTGCTGCGGAATATCCGGAAAAACCGATCACGCTGATCGTCGCCTATTCGCCGGGCGGTGGCACCGATACGGCGGCGCGGACAGTGGCAAAATATGTTGAAAAACACCTGGGCCAGCGCCTTGTCGTGGAAAACAAGGCGGGTGCTGGTGGCCAGATCGGATTTTCCGCTCTGGCCAAGGCAAATCCTGACGGCTATGAAATCGGCTTCATCAATGTTCCCTCGATCCAGTTGGTCAAACGTCTGCGTGACAACGTACCTTACGAGATGGCGGATTTCGCACCGATTGCCAACATTCAGCTTGATCCGGTCGTCATTGCCGTCGAGACAGACAGCCCTTATCAAACGCTGGGAGATTTGCTGGATGCAGCCAAGGCCGATCCCAGCGCACTCAACATTGGCGCTGATGGTCCGCAGTCCAACAATCAGCTACAGCTGATTGTGGCTGAGGACGCATTGCAGACCGATTTCAACTTCATCGCTTTCGATGGCTCCGGTCCCGCGATCAAGGCCACGCTGGGGGGGGATCTTGCCGCCTCGCTGCCATCGGCCAGTTCGGCAGGGTCACATGTCGATGCCGGACGTCTGCGTCTGCTGGGTGTCTTTGCCGATGAACGCAGCCCGCTCTTTCCGGATGTGCCAACCGTCAGCGAAGCGGCAGGCACCAAGGTGCCATCGGTCGGCGCATCACTACGCGGCATTGCGGCACCTGCCGGCATTTCGGACGAACACAAGGCGCGACTGGAGAAGGCTTTTGCCGATGTTATGGCAGATCCCGAATTTCTCGAACATGCAAAGACCGCCGGTCTGCCGCTCAAATACATGGATGCCGCAGCGTTTGAGACCTATCTGCAAGAGGCAGATGCGGCCTTGGGCAAATATATCGACCTGATGAAGTAA
- a CDS encoding GntR family transcriptional regulator, producing MTTRASQNRKSAGGLEETAPSLAENVYQALSGWIRDGVYNPGDRIRESVVSKELGVSRTPVREALRRLQSERRVTMEPQRGAVVAELDRHEVVELYQLRQQLEGVASRFAAQHASNAEIAEMESILEKSTGVADDPRLLNQINWEFHTAVYSAAHNRFLLRSIAAISDEMALLKGVKYIPEGRAPELHKEHLRILDAIRARDPDAADAAAQAHIEMSLRVHLRTGSWQRS from the coding sequence GTGACAACGAGAGCTTCTCAGAACAGGAAAAGTGCGGGGGGGTTGGAGGAAACAGCACCATCGCTGGCCGAAAATGTGTACCAGGCGCTTTCGGGATGGATACGTGATGGCGTTTACAATCCGGGCGACCGCATCCGCGAATCTGTTGTATCAAAGGAACTCGGGGTCAGCCGCACGCCCGTGCGCGAAGCCCTGCGCCGACTGCAATCCGAGCGTCGGGTGACGATGGAGCCACAACGCGGCGCGGTGGTCGCAGAGCTGGACCGCCACGAGGTGGTGGAGCTTTACCAATTGCGTCAGCAACTCGAAGGGGTCGCTTCACGCTTTGCCGCGCAGCACGCATCGAATGCGGAAATTGCCGAGATGGAAAGTATATTGGAGAAAAGCACAGGGGTTGCCGATGATCCACGTCTGCTGAACCAGATCAACTGGGAGTTTCACACGGCTGTCTATTCCGCAGCGCATAACCGGTTCTTGCTGCGTTCGATCGCGGCGATTTCCGATGAAATGGCGCTGCTGAAAGGAGTGAAATACATCCCCGAGGGGCGCGCGCCGGAATTGCACAAGGAGCATCTCCGCATCCTTGACGCCATTCGCGCCCGTGATCCTGATGCCGCAGATGCCGCTGCCCAGGCGCATATCGAAATGTCTTTGAGGGTCCATCTGCGCACCGGGTCATGGCAGCGCTCATGA
- the ruvC gene encoding crossover junction endodeoxyribonuclease RuvC, whose translation MSHCVRIIGIDPGLRRTGWGVIESEGSALRFIASGTVSSTDKADLAARLMQLFRGLDDILAAHKPDEAAVEATFVNKDAKATLKLGQARGIAMVVPALAGLEVAEYAPNQVKKTVIGAGHGDKGQIRMMVKVLMPKAVFDTDDAADALAIAICHAHQRGALGRLMRQG comes from the coding sequence GTGTCCCATTGTGTTCGCATCATCGGCATAGATCCGGGGCTACGGCGCACCGGCTGGGGCGTTATTGAAAGCGAAGGCAGCGCGCTGCGCTTCATCGCCTCGGGCACGGTGAGCTCTACCGACAAGGCCGATCTGGCGGCACGGCTGATGCAATTATTCCGCGGTCTCGATGACATTCTGGCGGCGCACAAGCCGGATGAAGCTGCCGTTGAGGCCACTTTTGTCAACAAGGATGCCAAAGCCACTTTGAAGCTTGGACAGGCCCGGGGTATCGCCATGGTGGTGCCGGCGCTGGCCGGACTGGAGGTCGCCGAATATGCGCCGAACCAGGTGAAAAAGACGGTTATCGGCGCCGGCCACGGCGATAAGGGCCAGATCCGGATGATGGTGAAGGTGCTGATGCCAAAAGCAGTGTTTGACACCGATGATGCAGCCGATGCTCTGGCCATCGCCATTTGCCACGCGCATCAACGCGGCGCCTTGGGCAGACTGATGCGCCAGGGTTAG
- a CDS encoding YebC/PmpR family DNA-binding transcriptional regulator — protein sequence MAGHSKFKNIMHRKGAQDKKRSKVFSKLSKEITVAAKMGGADPVGNPRLRLAIQNAKALSMPKDNIERAIKKAEGGDAETYDEIRYEGYGPGGVAIIVEALTDNRNRTASNVRAAFTKFGGSLGETGSVGFMFERVGEINFPAEVADADTVMEAAIEAGAEDVQSDEDGHTILCAFEEINEVSTALEAELGDGASVNPTFKPQTGAPVEEDKAETLMKLINALEDDDDVQNVYSNFEIDDAIMEKLASQ from the coding sequence ATGGCAGGTCATTCCAAATTCAAGAATATCATGCACCGCAAGGGTGCACAGGATAAAAAGCGCTCGAAGGTTTTTTCCAAACTGTCGAAGGAAATTACGGTCGCCGCAAAAATGGGAGGCGCAGACCCGGTCGGCAATCCGCGTCTGCGTCTGGCGATTCAGAACGCCAAAGCGCTGTCGATGCCCAAGGACAATATCGAGCGCGCCATCAAGAAGGCGGAAGGCGGAGACGCTGAAACCTATGATGAAATCCGCTATGAAGGCTATGGTCCCGGCGGTGTCGCCATTATCGTTGAAGCACTGACCGATAATCGCAACCGCACGGCCAGCAATGTGCGCGCCGCCTTCACCAAATTCGGCGGCTCTCTGGGGGAAACCGGCTCGGTGGGCTTCATGTTTGAGCGGGTCGGCGAGATCAATTTTCCGGCAGAAGTGGCAGATGCCGATACGGTGATGGAAGCGGCCATTGAAGCGGGCGCGGAGGATGTTCAGTCCGATGAGGACGGACACACAATTCTGTGCGCCTTTGAAGAGATCAATGAAGTGTCGACCGCGCTGGAAGCGGAACTGGGTGACGGCGCATCGGTGAACCCGACCTTCAAACCGCAGACCGGAGCGCCGGTTGAGGAAGACAAGGCGGAAACGCTGATGAAACTGATCAACGCCCTGGAAGATGATGACGATGTTCAGAACGTTTATTCCAACTTCGAAATCGATGACGCGATCATGGAAAAACTGGCGTCCCAATAA
- a CDS encoding TIGR00282 family metallophosphoesterase, with protein sequence MRLLFVGDVVGRAGRMVVQETLPGLIADYALDFVVVNGENAAGGFGITEEIFMDLLDAGADAVTTGNHVWDQREALVFCARHDNFLRPLNYPAGTPGKGAGLFTARNGGRVLVMNAMGRVFMNPMDDPFQAVQRELDAAPLGSVSDAVMIDFHAEATSEKQIMGHFADGQASLVVGTHTHAPTADHQILDGGTAFMTDAGMTGDYNSIIGMEASEPLQRMTSAISAGRFQPALGAATLSGVAVLTDDSTGLALRVEPVRLGGRLQEHIPAFWIEQD encoded by the coding sequence ATGAGATTGCTGTTCGTCGGAGATGTGGTCGGCCGTGCCGGACGGATGGTGGTTCAGGAAACACTGCCCGGACTGATCGCCGACTACGCGCTGGATTTTGTGGTTGTCAACGGAGAGAATGCCGCAGGCGGGTTTGGCATCACGGAAGAAATTTTCATGGATCTGCTGGACGCCGGGGCGGATGCGGTGACCACCGGCAATCATGTCTGGGATCAACGCGAGGCGCTGGTGTTCTGCGCCCGGCACGATAATTTTCTGCGGCCGCTGAACTATCCGGCCGGAACGCCCGGCAAGGGAGCAGGCCTGTTTACCGCCCGCAATGGCGGCCGGGTTCTGGTGATGAATGCCATGGGTCGGGTTTTCATGAATCCAATGGATGATCCATTTCAGGCCGTACAACGCGAACTGGATGCAGCGCCGCTGGGCAGCGTTTCCGATGCGGTGATGATTGATTTTCATGCCGAGGCGACCAGCGAAAAACAGATTATGGGCCATTTTGCCGACGGGCAGGCGTCGCTGGTGGTGGGCACACACACCCATGCTCCGACCGCGGATCATCAGATTCTGGATGGCGGCACGGCCTTCATGACCGATGCCGGCATGACGGGCGACTATAATTCCATCATCGGCATGGAAGCGTCGGAGCCGCTGCAACGCATGACCAGCGCGATTTCCGCCGGGCGGTTTCAGCCGGCGCTGGGTGCAGCGACATTAAGCGGCGTCGCAGTGCTCACCGATGATTCGACCGGCCTGGCATTGCGTGTCGAGCCGGTGCGTCTGGGCGGGCGGTTGCAGGAGCATATTCCGGCTTTCTGGATCGAGCAGGACTGA
- a CDS encoding 5-formyltetrahydrofolate cyclo-ligase codes for MAPDKSAIRDICLGRRASLKSDFRQGASAQIRSFLAALLTARHLVENVEISAYLPIRSEVDLAPLLPDLGKAGALLSLPVVVSRTTIVFRRYASGDPLSCAGFGTIGPEESAAIVEPQVLLMPLAGFDARGGRIGYGAGHYDRALQSLRQKGRNPITIGVGFAVQQVSQVPVEPHDIPLCAIVTEAGVTDAATTDVTGTDLLKAGA; via the coding sequence GTGGCCCCAGATAAATCCGCGATCCGCGACATATGTCTGGGCCGGCGCGCGTCTCTGAAATCGGATTTCCGCCAGGGAGCATCTGCGCAGATCCGCAGCTTTCTGGCAGCCCTGCTGACAGCGCGTCATCTTGTTGAAAATGTCGAGATTTCAGCCTATCTGCCGATCCGCTCGGAAGTGGATCTGGCCCCGCTGTTGCCGGATCTCGGCAAGGCCGGGGCGCTTTTGTCTTTGCCGGTTGTCGTCAGCAGAACCACAATCGTGTTTCGCAGATACGCCAGTGGTGATCCGCTGAGCTGCGCCGGGTTTGGTACAATTGGTCCTGAAGAGAGCGCTGCCATTGTCGAGCCGCAAGTCCTGCTGATGCCGCTTGCCGGATTTGACGCCAGGGGCGGGCGCATCGGCTATGGCGCCGGTCACTATGACCGGGCCCTGCAAAGTCTGCGGCAAAAAGGCCGCAACCCGATCACCATCGGTGTCGGCTTTGCGGTGCAGCAAGTATCTCAGGTTCCGGTCGAACCGCATGACATACCGCTTTGCGCGATTGTGACCGAAGCAGGCGTGACAGATGCAGCAACCACAGATGTCACCGGTACAGACTTGCTGAAGGCTGGCGCATGA